Proteins encoded in a region of the Apostichopus japonicus isolate 1M-3 chromosome 19, ASM3797524v1, whole genome shotgun sequence genome:
- the LOC139959740 gene encoding beta-lactamase domain-containing protein 2-like isoform X2: protein MFSTTKGLSALVIAMLADRGLIDFKKPVKEYWPEFGQKGKEKITVEMLMEHEAGLPVVYDGITFDLLRDTEALDRALALSEPLWEPGTAHGYHALSIGLFASALVRRVDPKNRTLGQFFAEEVADVFGIDAFIGTPSDQYHRLSRPIHVQPSLLDNIHAFSTNRFYRYIFLTSLFQSPSFALLMDIMKNCGEVCEWERHVDPDIIRLELPAANGVGTARGIAKLFGIMANGGEYDNKTLISRRFLDEYKYDKRELTGDLVLWDMPIRWKYGMHVIPEVGQEMNLFGSAGLGGQIGYADPNKKIGYGFVSRYLSPQGLAFIDPRSKYLQESVLRAVKKIENQ from the exons ATGTTCTCTACGACTAAAG GTCTGAGTGCTCTGGTGATAGCAATGTTAGCAGATCGGGGCTTGATAGATTTCAAGAAACCGGTTAAGGAGTACTGGCCAGAATTTGGTCAGAAAGGGAAGGAAAAGATCACCGTTGAAATGTTAATGGAACACGAG GCAGGGCTTCCTGTAGTATATGATGGCATCACATTTGATCTTTTGAGGGATACGGAAGCTTTAGACCGGGCATTGGCCCTTAGTGAACCTCTCTGGGAGCCGGGGACTGCCCACGGATACCACGCATTATCCATTGGTCTCTTCGCTAGTGCTCTTGTCCGTCGGGTGGATCCCAAGAATCGAACTTTGGGACAATTCTTTGCTGAAGAAGTGGCTGATGTGTTCG GTATTGATGCGTTTATCGGGACACCGTCGGATCAGTATCACCGTCTCAGTCGGCCTATACATGTCCAGCCGTCATTGTTGGACAACATTCACGCCTTTTCTACAAATCGGTTTTATAGATATATCTTCCTCACTTCGTTATTTCAAAGTCCTTCATTCGCACTGCTAATGGACATCATGAAAAATTGTGGTGAAGTTTGCGAG TGGGAGCGCCATGTGGATCCAGACATCATTCGCCTGGAATTACCCGCTGCTAACGGTGTAGGCACCGCAAGAGGTATAGCCAAGCTGTTTGGAATCATGGCTAATGGTGGAGAATATGATAATAAGACTTTAATCTCGAGAAGATTTCTAGATGAATACAAATACGATAAACGGGAACTAACTGGAGATTTAGTTCTATGGGATATGCCAATTAGATGGAAATACGGAATGCATGTAATACCGGAAGTCGGACAG GAAATGAATCTGTTTGGTTCTGCTGGTCTTGGAGGACAGATTGGATACGCTGACCCTAACAAGAAGATCGGTTATGGGTTCGTTAGCCGATACTTATCACCCCAAGGACTCGCTTTCATTGATCCTAGATCAAAGTATCTCCAAGAAAGTGTTCTGCGTGCCGTTAAAAAGATTGAAAatcaatga
- the LOC139959738 gene encoding H(+)/Cl(-) exchange transporter 7-like has translation MNDPNETSSLLAGRPPSSANSASSDTIIRQRHASAGRNRARGEEFEAMDVLSDRYQSSDYDVIENQLHTEDEQLLAKQKIPKFIWQLEMKRWFVMLLIGMTTAAIAAGVDICIDVLAGSKYSLVASYFAHKVDDISILIPFFLWMGIDVVFVFLAAMLVVYGEPVAAGSGIPQIKCYLNGVLVPHVVRFKTLLCKVIGIIFAVSGGLAVGKEGPMIHAGSVVAAGVSQGKSTTFRRDLKIFRDFRTDHEKRDFVSGGAAAGVAAAFGAPIGGVLFSLEEGASFWNQSLTWRIFFASMTCSFTLNVLLSYYNGNPWSLSSPGLINFGEFTGIDYHGYEILLFLLMGVIGGLLGALFNAINYKITVFRMKYVYRGSMCVMEVIVIAILTVSLSFLSIYLGKDCQPVTQYVENPLQLFCGDGEYSASASLFFSTPEESVKTLFHAREGSISFLTLLPFCVIYFLLATLTYGLSIPSGLFIPCLLAGAAWGRLFGMFLHYLSPTPEVFSACGLYALIGAAAQLGGVIRMTISLTVILMEATHNITYGLPLMLVLITAKWVGDIFNHGLYDIHIELHSVPLLHWGPPPVSSHIKASDVMNHPVVTLNTIENVGRLMDILLKNDHNGFPVVDPYDETRILGGTFRGLIIRSQLSVLLKNKAFTSWPTSNEPRKRIQLDDFRNEYPRFTEIADISITDRERECSIDLRPFMNPSPYSVSKEASLPRMFRLFRALGLRHLVVTDGHNRVVGIVTRKDLARYRYNSHRNRGLEELPIVSI, from the exons ATGAATGATCCCAACGAGACGTCATCTCTTTTGGCTGGTCGG CCACCATCAAGCGCCAACTCTGCATCGAGTGATACCATCATACGTCAAAGACATGCCAGTGCAGGGAGAAAT AGAGCAAGAGGGGAAGAGTTTGAGGCTATGGATGTACTCTCGGACAGATACCAG AGTTCAGACTATGACGTCATTGAGAATCAACTCCATACTGAAGACGAACAACTACTTGCCAAACAG AAAATTCCAAAGTTTATCTGGCAGTTGGAGATGAAAAGATGGTTTGTGATGCTTCTCATTGGCATGACCACGGCGGCTATCGCGGCTGGTGTAGATATTTGCATCGATGTCCTGGCAGGATCAAAGTATTCATTGGTGGCTTCCT ATTTTGCACATAAAGTTGATGACATATCCATCCTGATCCCCTTTTTCTTATGGATGGGGATCGATGTCGTTTTTGTCTTTCTGGCCGCCATGCTTGTAGTCTACGGTGAG CCTGTAGCTGCCGGCAGTGGCATTCCACAGATCAAATGTTATTTAAACGGTGTCCTAGTCCCTCACGTGGTGCGCTTCAAGACCCTATTGTGCAAGGTCATTGGCATCATATTTGCAGTGTCCGGTGGCTTAGCAGTCGGCAAG GAAGGACCTATGATTCACGCTGGATCGGTGGTCGCAGCCGGAGTATCTCAGGGGAAATCCACAACATTTAGGAGGGATTTGAAG ATATTCAGAGATTTCAGAACGGACCACGAAAAGAGGGATTTTGTCTCTGGTGGTGCCGCAGCGGGCGTCGCGGCTGCCTTTGGTGCTCCGATAGGAGGTGTGCTTTTCAGTTTAGAAGAGGGCGCTAGTTTCTGGAACCAGTCTCTTACTTGGAGAATT TTCTTTGCCTCGATGACTTGTTCGTTCACCCTCAACGTCCTCCTTAGTTACTACAATGGCAACCCATGGAGCCTCTCAAGCCCTGGTCTTATTAATTTTGGCGAATTCACA GGAATCGATTACCATGGTTACGAGATCTTGCTCTTCCTGTTGATGGGTGTCATCGGGGGTTTGTTGGGGGCGCTCTTCAATGCAATCAATTACAAGATCACAGTTTTTAGAATGAA ATATGTCTATAGAGGTAGTATGTGTGTCATGGAGGTCATTGTCATAGCAATCCTCACCGTCTCTCTCAGCTTTCTCAGTATCTACCTTGGAAAAGACTGTCAGCCGGTGACACAGTATGTAGAAAACCCTCTTCAG CTTTTTTGTGGCGATGGGGAATACAGTGCCTCCGCCTCCCTGTTTTTCTCAACTCCAGAAGAGTCGGTGAAGACTCTGTTTCATGCTCGGGAAG GTTCCATCAGTTTTCTAACCCTTCTCCCGTTTTGTGTGATATACTTTCTCCTGGCAACTCTGACCTACGGACTGAGCATCCCCAGCGGTCTGTTCATACCGTGTCTTCTGGCCGGTGCTGCCTGGGGCAGGTTGTTTGGGATGTTTCTTCACTATCTATCACCTACACCTGAA GTATTCTCAGCTTGTGGACTTTATGCTTTAATCGGGGCAGCTGCACAGCTTG GTGGGGTGATCAGAATGACTATCTCACTGACAGTCATTCTAATGGAAGCGACTCACAACATCACCTACGGCCTGCCTCTCATGCTGGTCCTCATCACCGCAAAGTGGGTCGGTGACATCTTCAACCACGGCCTCTATGACATCCATATAGAGCTACATAGCGTCCCTCTTCTTCATTGGGGTCCACCACCGGTATCCTCTCACATCAAAGCAAG TGATGTCATGAACCATCCAGTGGTCACTTTGAACACCATAGAAAATGTGGGCAGACTTATGGACATTTTACTAAAAAATGATCACAATGGATTCCCTGTGGTTGATCCCTATGATGAG ACTCGTATTCTAGGCGGGACCTTCCGGGGCCTCATTATCCGGTCTCAACTCTCTGTGTTGTTGAAGAATAAG GCATTCACATCGTGGCCTACCTCCAACGAGCCAAGGAAACGAATCCAGTTGGACGACTTTAGGAACGAGTATCCCCGCTTCACCGAAATAGCAGATATCAGCATCACAGACAGAGAGAGGGAGTGCTCCATTGACCTACGACCTTTCATGAACCCATCACCTTACTCAGTCTCAAAG GAGGCTTCACTACCGAGAATGTTTCGTCTGTTTAGAGCTTTGGGTCTCAGGCATTTAGTCGTCACGGATGGCCATAATAGG GTCGTTGGTATCGTCACTCGCAAAGATCTCGCTAGATACAGGTACAACAGTCACAGAAATCGAGGCTTAGAGGAACTACCCATAGTCTCCATTTGA
- the LOC139959740 gene encoding beta-lactamase domain-containing protein 2-like isoform X1: MGVFRQAVLVLTTAVLISFLPSFFRTSFPVPEIYGVVSPGFEEVAEVFRKNFELGWDKSEGGSAYAVYYKGEKVVDLWAGYADQEAKLLWKEDTLSLMFSTTKGLSALVIAMLADRGLIDFKKPVKEYWPEFGQKGKEKITVEMLMEHEAGLPVVYDGITFDLLRDTEALDRALALSEPLWEPGTAHGYHALSIGLFASALVRRVDPKNRTLGQFFAEEVADVFGIDAFIGTPSDQYHRLSRPIHVQPSLLDNIHAFSTNRFYRYIFLTSLFQSPSFALLMDIMKNCGEVCEWERHVDPDIIRLELPAANGVGTARGIAKLFGIMANGGEYDNKTLISRRFLDEYKYDKRELTGDLVLWDMPIRWKYGMHVIPEVGQEMNLFGSAGLGGQIGYADPNKKIGYGFVSRYLSPQGLAFIDPRSKYLQESVLRAVKKIENQ, translated from the exons ATGGGAGTTTTTAGGCAAGCGGTACTTGTTCTGACAACGGCTGTTTTGATCAGCTTTCTTCCATCCTTCTTCCGCACCTCTTTCCCTGTGCCGGAAATCTACGGTGTTGTTTCTCCGGGTTTTGAGGAAGTTGCTGAAGTTTTTAG GAAAAATTTCGAACTTGGTTGGGATAAGAGTGAAGGAGGATCCGCCTATGCGGTTTACTATAAAGGTGAAAAGGTGGTTGATCTGTGGGCCGGCTATGCAGACCAAGAAGCTAAACTGTTATGGAAGGAAGATACATTATCACTGATGTTCTCTACGACTAAAG GTCTGAGTGCTCTGGTGATAGCAATGTTAGCAGATCGGGGCTTGATAGATTTCAAGAAACCGGTTAAGGAGTACTGGCCAGAATTTGGTCAGAAAGGGAAGGAAAAGATCACCGTTGAAATGTTAATGGAACACGAG GCAGGGCTTCCTGTAGTATATGATGGCATCACATTTGATCTTTTGAGGGATACGGAAGCTTTAGACCGGGCATTGGCCCTTAGTGAACCTCTCTGGGAGCCGGGGACTGCCCACGGATACCACGCATTATCCATTGGTCTCTTCGCTAGTGCTCTTGTCCGTCGGGTGGATCCCAAGAATCGAACTTTGGGACAATTCTTTGCTGAAGAAGTGGCTGATGTGTTCG GTATTGATGCGTTTATCGGGACACCGTCGGATCAGTATCACCGTCTCAGTCGGCCTATACATGTCCAGCCGTCATTGTTGGACAACATTCACGCCTTTTCTACAAATCGGTTTTATAGATATATCTTCCTCACTTCGTTATTTCAAAGTCCTTCATTCGCACTGCTAATGGACATCATGAAAAATTGTGGTGAAGTTTGCGAG TGGGAGCGCCATGTGGATCCAGACATCATTCGCCTGGAATTACCCGCTGCTAACGGTGTAGGCACCGCAAGAGGTATAGCCAAGCTGTTTGGAATCATGGCTAATGGTGGAGAATATGATAATAAGACTTTAATCTCGAGAAGATTTCTAGATGAATACAAATACGATAAACGGGAACTAACTGGAGATTTAGTTCTATGGGATATGCCAATTAGATGGAAATACGGAATGCATGTAATACCGGAAGTCGGACAG GAAATGAATCTGTTTGGTTCTGCTGGTCTTGGAGGACAGATTGGATACGCTGACCCTAACAAGAAGATCGGTTATGGGTTCGTTAGCCGATACTTATCACCCCAAGGACTCGCTTTCATTGATCCTAGATCAAAGTATCTCCAAGAAAGTGTTCTGCGTGCCGTTAAAAAGATTGAAAatcaatga